One segment of Salvia splendens isolate huo1 chromosome 20, SspV2, whole genome shotgun sequence DNA contains the following:
- the LOC121782481 gene encoding protein NUCLEAR FUSION DEFECTIVE 4-like, which yields MEASKWTAAAASIWIQCSCGASYAFGIYSPILKSSQNYDQSTLDTISVFKDIGANAGVLSGLLYAAAPRTWIVHAAGAAQCLVGYLFLWLAVTGAIPQPHVAAVCLFMFLAAHAQTFFNTANVVTAVENFPGYSGTVVGIMKGFLGLSGAVIIQVYQTLFPEKPTTFLLMLAFVPSLLSLALMFFVRAHPTSSAGHDKTYLNGFSLISMVVAAYVMLLIILENVFVLAPWMRALTLTILFLILSSPLHVAVKANKHEAEKQSSLPSLKAPLIVDNAVTRKPNESELNLVQALRTLSFWLLFVAMLCGMGSGLATINNISQIGESLGYTAVERSTLVSLWSIWNFLGRVGAGLLSDTFLHKKGYPRPLFMTVTLAAMTAGHVIIGSGFPGNLYVGSVVVGICYGSQWSLMPTITSEVFGVRHMGTIFNTIAIASPLGSYIFSVRVIGYMYDRNAGDESSCSGTQCFMSSFFAMAVVSLFGSLVALGLFVKTRTVYARIMRTSMLA from the exons ATGGAGGCCAGCAAAtggacggcggcggcggcgagcaTTTGGATCCAGTGCAGCTGCGGCGCCTCCTACGCCTTCGGCATCTACTCTCCGATCCTCAAATCCTCCCAAAACTACGACCAATCCACGCTCGACACCATCTCCGTCTTCAAGGACATCGGCGCCAACGCCGGCGTCCTCTCCGGCCTCCTCTACGCAGCCGCGCCGAGGACCTGGATCGTGCACGCCGCCGGCGCCGCGCAGTGCCTGGTCGGCTACCTTTTCCTCTGGCTCGCCGTCACCGGCGCAATTCCGCAGCCGCACGTGGCGGCCGTGTGCCTCTTCATGTTCCTCGCCGCGCACGCGCAGACGTTCTTCAACACGGCCAACGTCGTCACCGCCGTCGAGAATTTTCCGGGGTATAGCGGCACCGTCGTCGGGATTATGAAG GGCTTCCTTGGGTTGAGTGGTGCAGTTATCATACAAGTTTACCAGACATTATTCCCAGAAAAACCAACCACATTCCTCCTCATGCTCGCCTTCGTCCCGTCCCTCCTCTCCCTCGCCCTCATGTTCTTCGTCCGAGCTCACCCCACTTCCTCTGCAGGTCACGATAAGACATACTTGAACGGCTTCTCGCTAATCTCCATGGTCGTTGCCGCATATGTCATGCTCCTAATCATCTTAGAAAACGTGTTCGTCCTCGCCCCTTGGATGCGCGCTCTCACACTGACGatcctcttcctcatcctctcctCGCCCCTCCACGTAGCCGTCAAGGCAAACAAACACGAAGCAGAGAAACAGAGCTCACTCCCCAGTCTGAAGGCCCCTCTGATAGTGGACAATGCTGTAACAAGAAAACCAAACGAAAGCGAGCTGAATCTTGTGCAAGCTCTCCGCACTTTGAGCTTCTGGCTGCTGTTTGTTGCCATGTTGTGCGGGATGGGGTCGGGGCTCGCCACGATCAACAACATCAGCCAGATCGGGGAGTCCCTGGGCTACACCGCGGTGGAGAGGAGCACACTAGTATCACTGTGGAGCATATGGAACTTCCTTGGCCGGGTCGGGGCAGGGCTCTTGTCGGACACCTTCCTTCACAAGAAAGGCTATCCGAGGCCGTTGTTTATGACTGTGACTCTGGCAGCCATGACTGCTGGCCACGTCATCATTGGATCAGGTTTCCCGGGAAACCTCTACGTGGGATCCGTGGTGGTAGGCATCTGCTACGGGTCGCAGTGGTCGCTTATGCCGACCATCACCTCTGAGGTATTCGGGGTGCGGCATATGGGGACGATATTCAATACGATCGCCATTGCTAGCCCTTTGGGGTCGTACATATTTTCCGTTAGGGTTATTGGGTATATGTATGATAGAAATGCTGGAGATGAGAGTTCTTGCAGTGGAACTCAGTGTTTCATGTCGTCTTTCTTCGCTATGGCGGTTGTAAGTCTTTTTGGGTCGCTCGTGGCATTAGGGTTGTTCGTCAAGACGAGGACGGTTTATGCTCGGATCATGCGTACAAGTATGTTGGCTTGA
- the LOC121781973 gene encoding LOB domain-containing protein 27-like: MTIKNGSGQACAACKYQRRRCTPECLLASFFPADEPKMFQNVHRLFGVKNIQNLLKELGPDHTQKAIAMKSIKYHAAMRDKYPVWGCMFEIHQLTYQIQHAEEELQAVLHQLAFYRQQQQQQQQQHENQLSSHTADDYISDLQLGMGPPGNSLEAHSHYNNNEEAAVADYNINYMDFKEMNNVVNSMCGYSNSNSNENNMNSILAHAHLMMQQPPISTVEHEDYNEMQPFFDNIDDSQSYIGSKEAYDQSSLSLESAFKKSRHDVEEINENELKNAAACFSLTSVN, encoded by the exons ATGACCATAAAGAATGGCAGCGGCCAGGCCTGCGCTGCTTGCAAGTACCAACGACGGCGGTGCACGCCCGAGTGCCTCCTGGCGTCCTTCTTCCCGGCCGATGAGCCCAAGATGTTCCAGAACGTCCACCGCCTCTTCGGAGTTAAGAACATCCAGAACCTCCTCAAGGAGCTCGGCCCCGACCACACCCAGAAGGCCATCGCCATGAAGTCCATCAAGTACCACGCTGCCATGCGCGACAAGTACCCTGTATGGGGTTGCATGTTCGAGATCCACCAACTAACCTACCAAATTCAGCATGCTGAGGAAGAACTCCAGGCCGTCCTCCACCAGCTGGCATTCTACAGGCAACAACAgcagcaacaacaacaacagcATGAGAACCAACTGTCTTCCCATACGGCCGATGACTACATCTCTGACCTCCAGCTCGGGATGGGCCCGCCTGGGAACAGCCTCGAAGCTCACTCCCACTACAATAACAACGAGGAGGCCGCCGTGGCCGACTACAACATAAACTATATGGATTTTAAAGAGATGAACAATGTGGTGAACTCGATGTGCGGTTATAGTAACAGCAATAGCAATGAAAACAACATGAATTCTATCCTCGCGCACGCGCATCTCATGATGCAACAGCCGCCGATCTCCACCGTGGAGCATGAGGATTATAACGAGATGCAGCCGTTTTTCGATAATATCGATGATTCACAGTCTTATATTGGCTCCAAAGAAGCCTATGATCAATCTAg TTTGAGCTTGGAATCGGCATTCAAGAAATCGAGACACGATGTTGAGGAGATTAATGAGAATGAGCTCAAGAATGCTGCAGCATGTTTTAGCCTTACTAGTGTCAACTAA